The following DNA comes from Gordonia zhaorongruii.
CCCGGAAGCCGTCGCCGACTCCGGTCGGATCCACTTGCTCCTCGACGGGCACGACATCCACGTGGGTGCGGGTGCCGTCGGTGTCGATGATGTCGACGCCGCCCGCACCGAGCGTCGTGACACGGATGCCGACGAGATCGGTGATCTCCTCTTCGCTGAGCCCGGTCTTCTGGCGCAGCAGGCCCCACTCGTACTCGTTGGTGAACAGGTAGGCCGCGCCGTCGACGAGCTGCCGGGCCGTCTCTCCGTCGAGCCGTGCGAGCTGCTGCGACGGATCCGCTGCGAACGCGACGCCCGACTCGCGGCAGGCACCGGTGTGACGCACCATCGCGGCCGGATCGTCGGCGCCGATCAGGACCAGATCGGGCCGACCGGTCTCGGTGAACACCGTGTTCAGATCGATGTCTCCGGCTTCGGTCATCGCTCCCGCGTAGAACGTGGCGAGCTGCGCCATCGTCTCGTCGGTGGTGCACATGAAGCGCGCGGTGTGCTTGGTCTGCGACCGCACGATGCCGCGCGTATCGACGCCGTTTCCGGTCAGCCAGCGGTCGTAATCGTCGAAGTCGGCACCGACCGCGCCGACCAGCAGCGGCTCGCCGCCGAGGACGCCGAGCGCGTACGCGATGTTGCCGCCGACGCCACCGCGGTGCAGGACCAGGTCCTCGACGAGGAAGCTGAGCGAGATGTGCTCGAGCTGATCGCTCA
Coding sequences within:
- a CDS encoding carbohydrate kinase family protein — encoded protein: MFIAVCGSLATDHLMKFPGKFSEQLVSDQLEHISLSFLVEDLVLHRGGVGGNIAYALGVLGGEPLLVGAVGADFDDYDRWLTGNGVDTRGIVRSQTKHTARFMCTTDETMAQLATFYAGAMTEAGDIDLNTVFTETGRPDLVLIGADDPAAMVRHTGACRESGVAFAADPSQQLARLDGETARQLVDGAAYLFTNEYEWGLLRQKTGLSEEEITDLVGIRVTTLGAGGVDIIDTDGTRTHVDVVPVEEQVDPTGVGDGFRAGFLTGVSKGLNFERAAQLGAMVATLVLESDSTQGWTWDLDVVEPRMAGAYGQAAAAEIRAAL